Proteins encoded by one window of Salvia splendens isolate huo1 chromosome 7, SspV2, whole genome shotgun sequence:
- the LOC121810246 gene encoding uncharacterized protein LOC121810246 isoform X1, translating into MGHISSTELLYFLGFGIAEQCTRHEKILELLASGSIEVENGVLDLSMLYDMMGPRKLQTDSAQQPLASCGERCLCAAESLVYPSRELYMNEPVLNVVRDMSSCREHTLQHMRDDMTHVVPVISDLHFSKNTVTSRRRAMLVPYFEWRRRGRSNMDPSKLVTEKVEPLNSHVNEKVKTSQKRKASPKPMKERDISCNNYLYACESLLSIIVDRKQQGKNAITSLKKSGHQLIDLLTGFSASIAGTGVAVVLGVVCRVLCNQVPFCASKLLSTGFGLGLVWLSSAVNRLRNTVISISKSSGKLGAHEEKMMDRLDRNLNDVWFRVAAVMMVAVLQLA; encoded by the exons ATGGGGCATATTAGTAGTACTGAATTGCTCTATTTCTTGGGCTTCGGAATTGCTGAACAATGCACAAGACATGAGAAAATATTGGAGTTGCTTGCATCGGGGTCAATTGAAGTAGAGAATGGTGTACTAGATCTGTCTATGCTCTATGATATGATGGGGCCTCGAAAACTTCAAACTGATTCAGCACAGCAACCATTGGCATCTTGTGGCGAACGGTGTCTTTGTGCTGCTGAGTCTCTTGTTTACCCATCAAGAGAACTATACATGAATGAACCAGTATTGAATGTAGTGAGAGACATGAGCAGTTGTAGAGAGCATACATTGCAGCATATGAGAGATGATATGACTCATGTGGTTCCTGTCATTTCTGACCTTCATTTCTCGAAGAACACAGTTACGTCTAGACGACGGGCAATGCTGGTCCCTTATTTTGAATG GCGGAGAAGAGGGCGTTCTAATATGGATCCATCAAAGCTTGTAACAGAGAAAGTTGAACCTCTCAATAG TCATGTAAATGAGAAGGTGAAGACCTCACAGAAGAGAAAGGCCAGTCCCAAACCGATGAAGGAGAGAGACATCTCATGCAACAACTACCTTTACGCATGTGAAAGTCTGCTTTCCATAATTGTCGACAGGAAGCAGCAGGGTAAGAATGCAATCACCTCGTTGAAGAAATCTGGTCATCAGCTCATTGATCTTCTGACCGGTTTTTCTGCCAGCATTGCTGGAACTGGTGTTGCTGTTGTCCTAGGAGTTGTCTGCAGAGTTTTGTGCAACCAGGTGCCATTCTGCGCATCAAAACTTTTGAGCACCGGATTCGGTTTAGGGCTAGTTTGGCTTTCTTCAGCTGTGAATAGATTGAGGAACACGGTTATCTCTATCAGCAAATCTTCTGGGAAGTTGGGTGCTCACGAAGAGAAAATGATGGATCGATTGGATAGAAATCTGAATGATGTTTGGTTCCGAGTAGCAGCAGTGATGATGGTTGCAGTGCTGCAGTTGGCTTGA
- the LOC121810246 gene encoding uncharacterized protein LOC121810246 isoform X3, with product MGHISSTELLYFLGFGIAEQCTRHEKILELLASGSIEVENGVLDLSMLYDMMGPRKLQTDSAQQPLASCGERCLCAAESLVYPSRELYMNEPVLNVVRDMSSCREHTLQHMRDDMTHVVPVISDLHFSKNTVTSRRRAMLVPYFEWRRRGRSNMDPSKLVTEKVEPLNSHVNEKVKTSQKRKASPKPMKERDISCNNYLYACESLLSIIVDRKQQALLELVLLLS from the exons ATGGGGCATATTAGTAGTACTGAATTGCTCTATTTCTTGGGCTTCGGAATTGCTGAACAATGCACAAGACATGAGAAAATATTGGAGTTGCTTGCATCGGGGTCAATTGAAGTAGAGAATGGTGTACTAGATCTGTCTATGCTCTATGATATGATGGGGCCTCGAAAACTTCAAACTGATTCAGCACAGCAACCATTGGCATCTTGTGGCGAACGGTGTCTTTGTGCTGCTGAGTCTCTTGTTTACCCATCAAGAGAACTATACATGAATGAACCAGTATTGAATGTAGTGAGAGACATGAGCAGTTGTAGAGAGCATACATTGCAGCATATGAGAGATGATATGACTCATGTGGTTCCTGTCATTTCTGACCTTCATTTCTCGAAGAACACAGTTACGTCTAGACGACGGGCAATGCTGGTCCCTTATTTTGAATG GCGGAGAAGAGGGCGTTCTAATATGGATCCATCAAAGCTTGTAACAGAGAAAGTTGAACCTCTCAATAG TCATGTAAATGAGAAGGTGAAGACCTCACAGAAGAGAAAGGCCAGTCCCAAACCGATGAAGGAGAGAGACATCTCATGCAACAACTACCTTTACGCATGTGAAAGTCTGCTTTCCATAATTGTCGACAGGAAGCAGCAGG CATTGCTGGAACTGGTGTTGCTGTTGTCCTAG
- the LOC121810246 gene encoding uncharacterized protein LOC121810246 isoform X2 — MLYDMMGPRKLQTDSAQQPLASCGERCLCAAESLVYPSRELYMNEPVLNVVRDMSSCREHTLQHMRDDMTHVVPVISDLHFSKNTVTSRRRAMLVPYFEWRRRGRSNMDPSKLVTEKVEPLNSHVNEKVKTSQKRKASPKPMKERDISCNNYLYACESLLSIIVDRKQQGKNAITSLKKSGHQLIDLLTGFSASIAGTGVAVVLGVVCRVLCNQVPFCASKLLSTGFGLGLVWLSSAVNRLRNTVISISKSSGKLGAHEEKMMDRLDRNLNDVWFRVAAVMMVAVLQLA, encoded by the exons ATGCTCTATGATATGATGGGGCCTCGAAAACTTCAAACTGATTCAGCACAGCAACCATTGGCATCTTGTGGCGAACGGTGTCTTTGTGCTGCTGAGTCTCTTGTTTACCCATCAAGAGAACTATACATGAATGAACCAGTATTGAATGTAGTGAGAGACATGAGCAGTTGTAGAGAGCATACATTGCAGCATATGAGAGATGATATGACTCATGTGGTTCCTGTCATTTCTGACCTTCATTTCTCGAAGAACACAGTTACGTCTAGACGACGGGCAATGCTGGTCCCTTATTTTGAATG GCGGAGAAGAGGGCGTTCTAATATGGATCCATCAAAGCTTGTAACAGAGAAAGTTGAACCTCTCAATAG TCATGTAAATGAGAAGGTGAAGACCTCACAGAAGAGAAAGGCCAGTCCCAAACCGATGAAGGAGAGAGACATCTCATGCAACAACTACCTTTACGCATGTGAAAGTCTGCTTTCCATAATTGTCGACAGGAAGCAGCAGGGTAAGAATGCAATCACCTCGTTGAAGAAATCTGGTCATCAGCTCATTGATCTTCTGACCGGTTTTTCTGCCAGCATTGCTGGAACTGGTGTTGCTGTTGTCCTAGGAGTTGTCTGCAGAGTTTTGTGCAACCAGGTGCCATTCTGCGCATCAAAACTTTTGAGCACCGGATTCGGTTTAGGGCTAGTTTGGCTTTCTTCAGCTGTGAATAGATTGAGGAACACGGTTATCTCTATCAGCAAATCTTCTGGGAAGTTGGGTGCTCACGAAGAGAAAATGATGGATCGATTGGATAGAAATCTGAATGATGTTTGGTTCCGAGTAGCAGCAGTGATGATGGTTGCAGTGCTGCAGTTGGCTTGA